GGAATACCATCGCAGAAATCCCCAGGAAGGAGGCTGCTGACATATAGTCACCGGCTATCGCCAGACCGTTCTGGAAGCCGCTAATCCCACCACCGGCAGTATAGAAGTCCTTGGTATTTGTGGTTTGTTTTGCTGCCCATTTAGTAATGAACAGGGTAGCCCCCACGAAAATCACAAACATGATAATCGCGTGCCAGTTGGTTGCCTGCTGTTCTGCTGCGCCTAAATCCGGACCAGCCATTGCCATCCCTGAGCCGACTGCAGTTGCAGCCAGGGCAATTAAAGAATTCCATTTCATCTTAATGAGGTCCTTTTTCATGAGCAATTGCTTCTACTTCACGTATTGCTTCTTCAGTCAATTGATCGAGACGGTTATTCGCGATATAGGAATAGACGCCACATAAGATAAATGACAGCACAATGATGCCCAGACCCAGTGGAATCCCCCAAGTCGTCACTCCACCTGAAATAGAAGACAAAAGAAACTCTTTGTTATAGCCAACCAGCAACATGAAGCCCACATAGACAAACAGCATAATGCCCGTTAAAGTCCAGCTGAGTGTGCTCTTCTTGCTAACCATTTCTTTGAATTTTGGATTCTGTAGAATTCGATCTACCTGTACCTCATCCATCGTTGCACTCCTGTAGCCCAACCGTGGGCTGATTATTTTTAATTCGAATTATTACTGTTGCAAATTAACAAGAATTGTGGCGTCTTGTAATTAAGACTTTGGTCGTTAAAAAATAATCAATTTCAACTGTAGCGTTCACGATGCGCTATTATAGGGCCAGCTTCAGTACACATCAGGCTCTATGAACAGTTGGCTCATCATAGGGGTGCTCGCCCTCTATATCGCATTACTCTTTATCTGCGCATTTTACGGAGAAAAACATACCAGCCGGTTCAGCACCCGTGGGCGTATGTTGTTGTTCAGTTTGACCTTAGGGGTCTACTGTTCATCCTGGACCTTTTATGGTGCGACTGGAGCGGCGGTTCGTGAAGGCATCATCTTCCTGCCAATCTATCTTGGTCCGCTGCTGTTTGTCGCAATTGGCTACGATATCTGGCGCCGCCTAGGACGGGTACGCCAGCACCATGCCATCTCCTCGATTGCCGACTTTGTGGCCGCCCGTTATGGTAAAAGCGGCCCTCTCGCCTCACTGGTCACCATTCTGGCGGTGATTGCCATTATTCCTTATCTGGCCTTGCAGCTACGTGCTATTGCACTCAGTGCGACGGTTATTCTGGAACCTTCCTCAGGTATGAGTAATACTACCAATGGCGTGCTGTTCCTGACAGGTATTCTCGCCATTCTGGCCATGATTTTTGGTACCCGGCAGATTGCCAACACCGAACAGCACGGCGGCCTGATGCTGGCAGTGGCTTTTGAGTCGTTTGTCAAACTGTTTGCCTTGCTGGCGGTCGCCTGTTTCTTCATGTTTGAAGCACCGGAGAACCTGACCCAGATCAGTCATGATATCAGTAGCACTTTTCATGACGTCCAGGTGTTCGGCGTACCGGAAAGTTTCTGGACGCAAACCCTGCTGGCTGCATTGGCCATTATCTGCCTGCCACGCCAGTTTCATGTGGCCGTGGTAGAACTGCGCGATGAAAAACATATTCGCGGGGCACGGCGCTGGTTTGCAGTCTATTTAATTCTGACCACGGTGGCGATTATCCCGATTGCCAGTTGGGCACTACATGCCGCTCCCCAATATCTGGCCATTCCGGATGTCGCCGTTTTATCTTTACCGCTCAGCTATAATCAGGACTGGCTGACCTTGCTGGCTTTCCTCGGCGGCTTCTCGGCCTCGACCGGAATGCTGCTGGTGTCTTCCGTTGCCCTATCGATCATGCTCAGTAATGACCTGATCATGCCGGCGCTGTGGCGTTTTAAACTGCTGTCGCGGCATGACAAGCGCTTACCGCTGGTCCTTAAATTTACCCGCCGGGTCTGCATTCTCGCCGTCATGCTGATGGGCTTTTTGTTCTTCAACTTCTTTAATGATATTGATCAACTGTCGGTCTTCGGGCTGCTGGCTTTCAGTGCCGTTGCGCAGTTCGCGCCTGCCCTGATTGGTGGTCTGTACTGGCGTGGTGGCAGTAAGCAGGGCGTATATGCCGGCTTGCTGACCGGTTTTGCCCTGTGGTCCTATACGCTGTTGCTGCCAACGATTTTACGCAGCCTGCCAGATCGCTATCAGCAATTTAGTATAGATTTCCTGACCCAAGGACCTTTTGGCTGGAACTGGTTACGTCCCGAAGCCCTGATTGGATTTGAATCTTTTGATCCTCTGACCCATGGCGTGGTCTGGGCACTGGGTCTGAATACCGTGTTATACATCTGGATTTCACGCATGTTCCGCCCAAGTGTGGCAGAACAGATTCAGGCCGAAAGCTTTTTCTATTATGAAACCAAGCCCTTGCCGTCGCAAAGTCCGATGACTGAGGTAAGCTATTCGCATCAGGATGTTGCCCGCCTAAAAGTGGGTGATTTGCTGACCCTGGCAAAAAGGATTACCGGTGAAGTGCCGGCTGCGCAGGCATTCCAGCAGTTCTGTACACAAAATAATGTCGAACTCAATGAAAATAGCAGTGCCAATGGGATGTGGTGGCGTTTTACCGAACAGTATCTGGCCGGCACGATTGGCGCCGCATCAGCACGGACCTTATTGACCACCGCTATGGTCAATAATGGCCTGGCGCTCGGCCAGGTCGCAAATATTCTGGATCAGGCCTCCCAATGGCAGCGTTTTAACCAGAACCTGATTATGACCATGATTGACCATATGACCCAAGGGGTGAGTGTGGTCGACGAAAACATGTGTCTGGTGGCCTGGAATAACCAGTATCTGAAACTGTTCGATTATCCAAAAGATATTGTCTATGTCGGCTGTCCGATTGCTGACCTGATCCGCTATAACGCAGAACGCGGCGAATGTGGTCCAGGTTCGGTGGAAGAGCATGTGCGTAAACGGATTCACTGGATGCGCGTCGGCAGTGCACATGAATTTGAACGGATCCGTAAAGATGGCCGCGTGATTCAGATGCGTGGTAATCCGATTGAAGGCGGTGGTTTCGTAACAACCTTTGCCGATATTACCGCTTTCCGTGAAAATGAAGCTGTTCTGGAAGCCCGGGTCCGCGATCGCACCCAGCAGCTCGCCGATGCCCTGTCTGAACAGCAATTAGCGCGTGAGCAGGCAGACAAGGCCAATATGTCCAAGAGCCGCTTTATTGCAGCTGCCAGTCATGATCTGCTACAGCCCATGCATGCCGCACGCCTGTTTAGTACGGCGCTGGAACAGAGCATCCAGAATGATGAAGACCGTAAAACCTTACAGCAATTGGATCGTGCGCTGCATGGGGCGGAAAGTATGCTCTCTGCCCTGCTGGATATTGCCCGGCTGGAAGGCGGTACGATTCAGCCTAAACGTCAGGCCTATCCATTGCATGATCTGCTGAGTGATCTGGAACTCCAGTTCAAGTCAATTGCAGCACAGCGCGGGATCAAGCTCAGTGTGCATGATGCCCAGTTCTGGATTGATACCGATCCGCAGTGGATTCGTCGGATTATCCAGAACTTCGTCAGCAATGCGCTACGCTATACTGCCAAAGGTAAGGTGGTGGTCGGTGTGCTGCGTGCCAGTGAAAAACCCAATCATATCCGTATCGGGGTATGGGATAGCGGCCCGGGGATTGCCGAAGAACAGCGTATCAAGCT
The nucleotide sequence above comes from Acinetobacter sp. 10FS3-1. Encoded proteins:
- a CDS encoding DUF485 domain-containing protein, with amino-acid sequence MDEVQVDRILQNPKFKEMVSKKSTLSWTLTGIMLFVYVGFMLLVGYNKEFLLSSISGGVTTWGIPLGLGIIVLSFILCGVYSYIANNRLDQLTEEAIREVEAIAHEKGPH
- a CDS encoding PAS domain-containing hybrid sensor histidine kinase/response regulator, which encodes MNSWLIIGVLALYIALLFICAFYGEKHTSRFSTRGRMLLFSLTLGVYCSSWTFYGATGAAVREGIIFLPIYLGPLLFVAIGYDIWRRLGRVRQHHAISSIADFVAARYGKSGPLASLVTILAVIAIIPYLALQLRAIALSATVILEPSSGMSNTTNGVLFLTGILAILAMIFGTRQIANTEQHGGLMLAVAFESFVKLFALLAVACFFMFEAPENLTQISHDISSTFHDVQVFGVPESFWTQTLLAALAIICLPRQFHVAVVELRDEKHIRGARRWFAVYLILTTVAIIPIASWALHAAPQYLAIPDVAVLSLPLSYNQDWLTLLAFLGGFSASTGMLLVSSVALSIMLSNDLIMPALWRFKLLSRHDKRLPLVLKFTRRVCILAVMLMGFLFFNFFNDIDQLSVFGLLAFSAVAQFAPALIGGLYWRGGSKQGVYAGLLTGFALWSYTLLLPTILRSLPDRYQQFSIDFLTQGPFGWNWLRPEALIGFESFDPLTHGVVWALGLNTVLYIWISRMFRPSVAEQIQAESFFYYETKPLPSQSPMTEVSYSHQDVARLKVGDLLTLAKRITGEVPAAQAFQQFCTQNNVELNENSSANGMWWRFTEQYLAGTIGAASARTLLTTAMVNNGLALGQVANILDQASQWQRFNQNLIMTMIDHMTQGVSVVDENMCLVAWNNQYLKLFDYPKDIVYVGCPIADLIRYNAERGECGPGSVEEHVRKRIHWMRVGSAHEFERIRKDGRVIQMRGNPIEGGGFVTTFADITAFRENEAVLEARVRDRTQQLADALSEQQLAREQADKANMSKSRFIAAASHDLLQPMHAARLFSTALEQSIQNDEDRKTLQQLDRALHGAESMLSALLDIARLEGGTIQPKRQAYPLHDLLSDLELQFKSIAAQRGIKLSVHDAQFWIDTDPQWIRRIIQNFVSNALRYTAKGKVVVGVLRASEKPNHIRIGVWDSGPGIAEEQRIKLFQEFERCGHASPWGEQGLGLGLAIVQRMTSMLGYPVHVYSTYGKGSCFMIEVPVVAAPQVVATPVQAIPLKSKAFKVLCLDNDEAILEGMSTLLTKWGYQVFKATEPEQAIELIHQENIQVWLVDQHLNQGKIGLDFILEHRQPQVPVALITADSDPELPQRLKELNIVLLKKPLKPASLRSWLSGLKISDH